TGCTGGAGTTCTGATCGGGTTTATAGAAGTTAGCCATGTAATTAGGATTGAGGCTATACTTGTTACCATTGATGACCTGCTGCGCCAGCGCCGCTGCTTCAGGGAATTTTTTCTCAAACAGCAGCACACGTACTTTATATCCCTGCGCCGTGGTTTTTGTGGCGTGTCCATCTCCATAAGCCACATCCGGTAAAGCTGCAATAGCTTTATCCAGATCTGATTCTACCAGGGCCAGCACCTCTGCCCTGGTGGATTTCGCGCGGGTAGACTTGAAATCGATAGTAGCCGGATCTTCTGTAACAATCGGTACGTTGCCATACAATTCTGCCAGCCAGAAATAATTGAACGCCCTCAGGAAATACGCTTCTCCCTGGTATTTAGTCAGCTGGTCGCCCTGCAGCACTTTGCTCACGTTGGCCAGGAATGAATTGATAGCAGCTATTGCCTGATAATTATTGGTATAGTAGGCAGATACAAATGATCCGGATTGTGGTGTGATAGGTACATTGATACCTCCTCCATAACGGTATTGCCCATACGAATCGTCAGTAAAATTATCCCAGGAAGTAACAGTATACTGGGAGGTAGCGTAATCGTTGCCGGTGGCATAAAGAAAGCTGTAAAGACCAGCAAGTGCCTGATCTGCGTCGGCGGGCGACTTCCAGAATACCAGCGACGATACTTTGGAGGTAGGTGTAACATCCAGGAACTCTTTCTTACAGGCTCCCAGTGCCAACAGTAATATGATAAACGGAAAATATCTTTTCATAACCATAATTTTAACATTGACAGGATTTTTTAGAACTGCACAGTAGCACCGAATGTATACGTTTTGATCTGCGGATAGGTAACGTAAGCACCATCTCCCAGGCGCTCAGGATCCAGCCCGGGGTAGTTGCTGATCGTAAACAGGTTATCGGCACTGCAATAAATACGCAACGATTTCATCCCTACATGGCTGATAGTTTTCAGCGGCAGGGTATAGCCCAGCTGCACATTGCGTAAGCGCACAAATGACCCGTCTTTCAGGAAATAAGTGGACGGATAGTTCTGTACCGGCTGGTATCCGTCTGCCACATAGATCTTGGGCATGGTGGTGCTGGGATGTGTAGGCGTCCAGCGGTTGCGCCAGTCGGTAGTAGGAATGGATCCCTGACGGAACGGCTCTATTCCCCATCCGGTTACATATACTTTCTGACCCTGTGAACCATAGAGCTGCGCACTGAAGTCAAAATTTTTCCAGGAAGCACCGAGGTTGAAAGAGAACTGGAAATTTGGATAGCGTCCTTTTACATAGGTGCGGTCTTTATCATCGATCACGCCGTTGCCATCCACATCTTTTATCTTCAGATCACCAGGGGTAGGCGTAACCGGCTGTTTGGGCGATTTGTTGATTTCATCCTGGCTCTGGAAGATGCCATCCCAGATGTACATGTAGTATCCATCCAGCTCATGGCCTTCTTCGCGGATGGTATGGTCGCTGATTTCCCGTTTACCGAATTTCTCCAGCTTGTTTTTGTAAGCCTGAAAAGTAACGCCCACGTTATAGGAAAAGTCTTTCCCTATGGCGTCCCGGTACTGGGCGCTGAAATCGAATCCTTTGTTACGCACGGCGCCGTTATTGATGGTAGGTGCGCCTAATCCCAGCCACAGGGGCACCTGGGAGCCACGGAGAATATTGAAGGTATATTTATTGAACCAGTCGCCCGTAAAAGTGAGGCGGTTATTGAGAATGGTGAAATCCAGGCCAAAGTCCAGTACGCGGGTAGTTTCCCAGGTCAGGCTGGGATCTACCAGGCTGCCGGGAGTAAACCCGGTAGTAACTGAATTATTGAAGACATATTGTGTTTGATTTAATGTAGGTTGATACGGGTAAACACCGATATTCTGATTACCGAGCTGGCCGAAAGAGCCTCTTAATTTGATATCATTTATCCAGGAAGATTTCTTCAGGAAAGCTTCTTCCGAGATCCTCCATGCGCCTGCTACAGAGTAAAAGAGGCCCCAGCGACTGTTGGACGGTAAGCGGGAAGTACCATCGTAGCGAAGGCTTCCGCTAACCAGGTATTTATCGCGATAGTCGTAGTTGGCATTTCCATAAAAAGAGCGGATCGCCCATAAATTGGAAGTACCGCCATTCCACTGTCCGTCGGTAGGGCCGGCATCCAGTTCTTTCAGCAGGTTGGTAGCATATTGCCGCCGGCCAGCATCAAGGTTATCGGATTTGTTCTGCTCTTCCTGGAAACCCGCCAGGGCAGAAACATTGTGTACCCCGAATTTTTTCTTGTAGGTAAACTGGCTGTACAGCACTGTGTAGATATTGCTTTTATTGCCCGTAGTAAAGCCAGGAGAGCCATCATCGAGGATACCAGCGCTGCTCATATCATTGAAGTAGTACGTCTGAATTACGGGGCGGAAATCGCTGTATTTATACGCATCGTAGTTCATGCCGGCACGGTTCTCCCATCTCAGGCCATCGATGATATCTACATCGAGGGAAAGGTTGCCCTGTGCGTAGTAGTCCTTTGCCCTGATGCGGATGTCTTCATCCACGATAGCCACGGGGTTTTTGTTTCCCAATTCGTTGGAATAGGCTTTCTTAATCCAGCGGCCGTCGGCGGTACGGGCCGGATACAGGGGCGATTGTGCCAGGGCGGAGAGGAACATATCACCGGCACCGTTTTCAGGATACTTACGGTCGCCGTACTGCATCTGTACATTCGTTCCCAGGGTCACACGTTTATTGATGCGAGATGATAATCCTAAGTCCAGCGT
The genomic region above belongs to Chitinophaga sp. 180180018-3 and contains:
- a CDS encoding RagB/SusD family nutrient uptake outer membrane protein, with product MKRYFPFIILLLALGACKKEFLDVTPTSKVSSLVFWKSPADADQALAGLYSFLYATGNDYATSQYTVTSWDNFTDDSYGQYRYGGGINVPITPQSGSFVSAYYTNNYQAIAAINSFLANVSKVLQGDQLTKYQGEAYFLRAFNYFWLAELYGNVPIVTEDPATIDFKSTRAKSTRAEVLALVESDLDKAIAALPDVAYGDGHATKTTAQGYKVRVLLFEKKFPEAAALAQQVINGNKYSLNPNYMANFYKPDQNSSKEVMFSVKYLKPNVLHQDVAFAVHLQRWKGELGTQDLIDEYEAADGKDTASSAVYVKGQPYENRDPRMRMTFFFPGDTKAQSWPFTGDLAIATPGKDSWIKGYYAVKKWLDPSLVNPDYGTIDDGDFVLLRYADILLMYAEAQNEAAGPDASVYDAIRQVRSRAGMPPLQPGLSKTAMTAAIRHERRVEFALEGLRYFDLRRWGTALQKLNGFVQNPLFPDIKTSYKAAYEYWPIPQTEIDRNAPALVQNPGY
- a CDS encoding SusC/RagA family TonB-linked outer membrane protein, which translates into the protein MNKHKSQAGLVPPPYAHKLLRTIRFSCLLLLAVFQASAASFSQNRFPVSFDKADAERVLQYLERKSGYAFYYSNNEIEKLPKITLSLSSATLPEALEAVSGITGLHYAILDDNTVVIRKSAGNLQTTKITGKVTTEKGMPLPGITIQVKGSTIGTTTTADGLFTLQVPDNAILVFSGIGYLRQEIPADGRTHYTIVMKEDIAGLNEIVVVGYGTQEKHKLTSSVATVSGAELNKRVVTNPVALLQGQVPGLQVIQGSAEPGNENLQLRIRGVSTFSGAGNDPLVIVDGLPGSMSVLNPNDIESVSVLKDAASAAIYGSRGANGVIVVKTRKGKGGAFSLSYNYNLGISKAAKLPSVITNSAEYMDLSNEARVNSGYAPLYTQAQIDLYRNATDRTKYPNHNWLDDIFKTAYTQNHYLNMSGGKDNTNYSLGLGISSQPGVMIGFDYKKYTLDLGLSSRINKRVTLGTNVQMQYGDRKYPENGAGDMFLSALAQSPLYPARTADGRWIKKAYSNELGNKNPVAIVDEDIRIRAKDYYAQGNLSLDVDIIDGLRWENRAGMNYDAYKYSDFRPVIQTYYFNDMSSAGILDDGSPGFTTGNKSNIYTVLYSQFTYKKKFGVHNVSALAGFQEEQNKSDNLDAGRRQYATNLLKELDAGPTDGQWNGGTSNLWAIRSFYGNANYDYRDKYLVSGSLRYDGTSRLPSNSRWGLFYSVAGAWRISEEAFLKKSSWINDIKLRGSFGQLGNQNIGVYPYQPTLNQTQYVFNNSVTTGFTPGSLVDPSLTWETTRVLDFGLDFTILNNRLTFTGDWFNKYTFNILRGSQVPLWLGLGAPTINNGAVRNKGFDFSAQYRDAIGKDFSYNVGVTFQAYKNKLEKFGKREISDHTIREEGHELDGYYMYIWDGIFQSQDEINKSPKQPVTPTPGDLKIKDVDGNGVIDDKDRTYVKGRYPNFQFSFNLGASWKNFDFSAQLYGSQGQKVYVTGWGIEPFRQGSIPTTDWRNRWTPTHPSTTMPKIYVADGYQPVQNYPSTYFLKDGSFVRLRNVQLGYTLPLKTISHVGMKSLRIYCSADNLFTISNYPGLDPERLGDGAYVTYPQIKTYTFGATVQF